One window of Phycisphaeraceae bacterium genomic DNA carries:
- a CDS encoding helix-turn-helix transcriptional regulator — MKVERELMRGAGPVAVLKLLERQEMYGYELVERLSTQSGGVLAMGQSTLYPMLYALEGKGLIKSVWRDDAERPRRYYRLTDKGRKRLASDTEQWQRVIQAMQALGIAGTPRAASCSHPLAGGAA, encoded by the coding sequence ATGAAAGTTGAACGTGAACTCATGCGTGGCGCAGGACCCGTCGCCGTCCTCAAGCTCCTCGAACGCCAGGAGATGTACGGCTACGAACTCGTCGAGCGCCTCTCGACACAATCCGGGGGCGTCCTCGCCATGGGCCAGAGCACCCTCTACCCCATGCTCTACGCCCTCGAGGGCAAGGGACTCATCAAGAGCGTCTGGCGAGACGATGCCGAACGCCCGCGCCGGTACTACCGCCTCACCGACAAAGGCCGCAAGCGGCTCGCCTCCGACACCGAGCAGTGGCAGCGCGTCATCCAGGCGATGCAGGCCCTCGGCATCGCCGGGACCCCGCGCGCCGCCTCATGCTCACACCCGCTCGCCGGGGGTGCCGCGTGA